A window from Pokkaliibacter sp. MBI-7 encodes these proteins:
- a CDS encoding ATP-binding cassette domain-containing protein, giving the protein MIKLSALSLQRGKQLLLDKADLTLNPGYKVGIIGANGAGKSSLFKLLMGELHPDSGELNVTPSWRISHMAQEVHASERTALDYVLDGDSEFRRLEREMVAAEAEERHVELGELHARFDAIDGYRARSRAGQLLDGLGFGAADHLRAVQSFSGGWRIRLNLAQALMCPSDLLLLDEPTNHLDLDATLWLEQWLRQYQGTLLLISHDRDFIDNVVDYVVHFDQCKTVLYKGNYTFFEQARAERLAQQQAMFERQQAQIAHMEDFIRRFKAKATKATQAQSRIKALERMERIAAAHVDTPFTFRFEASDKLSHPLLALTQAELGYSDKSIIRNMKLSLQPGQRIGLLGPNGAGKSTLIKTLVGELPLQGGEYQSGEHLRIGYFAQHTLEALDMEASPALHLQRLKPELSDQDVRNFLGSFGFQGDRVFELVGVFSGGEKARLALALIACQKPNVLLMDEPTNHLDLEVRHALTLALQEFEGALILVSHDRALLRSCVDTFLLVEGGKVEEFAGDLEDYQRWLADRQASQRTELEAESRSEGSSNNAAARKERKRQEAAIRQQLRPLKQKLEKHEKAMHDAQQKLDELNASLADPANYEESSKNQLKTLLSEQAQVQTRLATAEEAWLALSEELEQLEIQLSEALND; this is encoded by the coding sequence ATGATCAAACTCAGTGCACTCAGTTTACAAAGAGGAAAGCAGCTTCTGCTGGACAAGGCAGACCTGACTCTCAACCCCGGATACAAAGTGGGCATTATCGGCGCCAACGGCGCAGGCAAGTCAAGCCTGTTCAAATTGCTCATGGGTGAGCTGCATCCAGACAGTGGCGAGCTGAATGTCACCCCCAGCTGGCGTATCTCGCATATGGCACAGGAAGTACATGCCTCGGAGCGCACTGCCCTCGACTACGTACTCGACGGTGACAGCGAGTTCCGCCGGCTGGAGCGAGAAATGGTCGCAGCCGAAGCGGAGGAGCGCCACGTTGAGCTGGGCGAGCTGCATGCACGCTTTGATGCCATTGATGGTTACCGTGCCCGCAGTCGTGCGGGGCAACTGCTTGACGGCCTTGGCTTCGGTGCTGCAGATCATCTGCGTGCCGTGCAGTCGTTCTCCGGCGGCTGGCGCATCCGTCTCAACCTCGCCCAGGCACTGATGTGCCCTTCTGACCTGCTATTGCTGGATGAGCCGACCAACCACCTGGATCTGGATGCCACCCTATGGCTGGAGCAATGGCTGCGCCAGTATCAAGGTACCCTGCTGCTTATCTCTCACGACCGTGACTTTATCGACAACGTGGTCGACTACGTGGTGCACTTCGATCAGTGCAAAACCGTTCTGTACAAAGGTAACTACACTTTCTTTGAACAGGCACGTGCGGAGCGTCTGGCGCAACAGCAAGCCATGTTTGAACGGCAGCAGGCACAGATCGCTCATATGGAAGACTTTATCCGTCGCTTCAAGGCCAAAGCGACCAAGGCGACGCAAGCCCAGAGCCGGATCAAGGCGCTGGAACGCATGGAGCGTATTGCGGCAGCTCACGTCGATACTCCCTTTACATTCCGCTTTGAAGCCAGTGACAAACTGTCTCATCCGCTGCTGGCACTGACACAGGCAGAGCTTGGCTACAGCGACAAAAGCATCATCCGCAATATGAAGCTCAGCCTGCAGCCCGGCCAGCGTATCGGCCTGCTCGGCCCCAACGGTGCAGGCAAATCCACCCTGATCAAAACCCTGGTGGGCGAGCTGCCTCTGCAGGGTGGCGAGTATCAGAGCGGTGAACATTTACGCATTGGCTACTTCGCTCAGCACACACTGGAAGCACTGGATATGGAAGCCAGCCCGGCATTGCATCTGCAGCGCCTTAAGCCCGAACTGAGCGACCAGGATGTACGGAATTTCCTCGGTAGCTTTGGCTTTCAGGGCGACCGGGTATTTGAACTGGTGGGCGTTTTTTCCGGCGGTGAGAAAGCGCGCCTTGCTCTGGCCCTGATTGCCTGCCAGAAGCCAAACGTCCTGCTGATGGACGAACCGACCAACCACCTGGATCTGGAAGTGCGTCACGCCCTCACTCTGGCACTACAAGAGTTTGAAGGCGCTCTGATCCTGGTATCCCATGATCGCGCCCTACTGCGTTCCTGCGTCGATACATTCCTGCTGGTAGAAGGCGGTAAGGTCGAAGAATTTGCTGGCGATCTGGAAGATTACCAGCGCTGGCTGGCAGACCGTCAGGCCAGTCAGCGCACAGAGCTGGAAGCCGAATCCAGAAGTGAAGGCAGCAGCAACAATGCCGCCGCACGTAAGGAACGTAAACGCCAGGAAGCCGCTATTCGTCAACAGCTGCGCCCTCTCAAGCAGAAGCTGGAAAAGCACGAGAAAGCCATGCATGACGCCCAGCAAAAACTGGACGAACTCAATGCCTCACTGGCAGATCCTGCAAACTATGAGGAAAGCAGCAAGAATCAGCTAAAGACCTTGCTAAGTGAGCAAGCGCAAGTGCAAACTCGCTTGGCAACTGCGGAGGAAGCCTGGCTTGCCCTCAGCGAAGAGCTGGAACAATTGGAAATACAATTAAGCGAAGCGCTTAACGACTAG
- a CDS encoding TIGR02444 family protein — MTYPTYTQAEAASLWSFACCLYRQPGVMQACLRAQDQHGLAVNWLLACCWLGWRGQKLDYSVIQQATAWQQWHLQVTLPLRQARCAVGQENKSHPLYARLKDDELAAEREELQRLQRLLLNNERELAAEPDPRPLAGINLRCYLQSQGLSDVHVDLSALSQGIPALGVVALFG; from the coding sequence ATGACCTATCCGACATATACGCAGGCCGAGGCGGCCTCGTTGTGGTCCTTCGCCTGTTGCCTGTACCGGCAGCCCGGCGTGATGCAGGCTTGCCTGCGTGCTCAGGATCAGCATGGGCTGGCCGTGAACTGGCTGCTGGCCTGTTGCTGGCTGGGCTGGCGCGGACAAAAGCTGGATTATAGCGTGATTCAACAGGCGACGGCATGGCAGCAATGGCATCTGCAGGTGACGTTGCCACTGCGTCAGGCGCGATGTGCTGTGGGGCAGGAAAACAAGAGTCATCCACTGTATGCGCGTTTGAAGGATGATGAGCTTGCAGCGGAGCGAGAAGAGCTGCAACGACTACAGCGTTTGTTACTGAATAATGAGCGTGAGCTTGCTGCAGAGCCGGATCCGCGGCCGCTGGCTGGCATTAATCTGCGCTGCTATCTGCAGTCTCAGGGGCTGAGTGATGTGCATGTCGATCTGTCGGCCCTTAGTCAAGGGATACCAGCGCTGGGCGTAGTAGCACTGTTTGGATGA
- a CDS encoding DUF1499 domain-containing protein, which translates to MKITRRVAIPIMSILGLLLSLLVYLFAIGDRLIPINDISTDLQDPPAYHKVISLRSRWQNSPLYPPEFAAIQKQAYADIRPLQSALSAEKSFALAQHLIEQSGWILVSSTPREGILEATAITPILRFRDDVVIRIRSQPAGSLLDMRSSSRLGRSDLGVNAARIRTFLHQFSQQAAKLQ; encoded by the coding sequence ATGAAGATCACGCGCAGGGTAGCCATACCGATAATGTCTATACTGGGATTGTTGCTCTCCCTACTGGTATATCTGTTCGCTATAGGAGATCGGCTTATTCCTATCAACGATATTTCTACCGACCTGCAAGATCCGCCCGCTTATCACAAGGTAATCAGCCTGCGAAGCCGCTGGCAGAACTCTCCTCTCTATCCTCCTGAATTTGCCGCCATACAAAAGCAAGCCTATGCGGATATTCGCCCTTTGCAGAGCGCGCTCTCAGCCGAGAAAAGCTTCGCACTGGCACAACACCTGATTGAACAGTCAGGCTGGATACTGGTTAGCAGTACGCCCAGGGAAGGCATTCTCGAAGCAACCGCCATCACGCCGATACTACGCTTCCGTGACGATGTAGTAATTCGCATCCGGTCTCAACCAGCGGGCAGCCTGCTGGATATGCGTTCATCATCGAGACTGGGACGGAGCGATCTGGGTGTCAATGCCGCCCGCATACGTACATTCCTGCACCAATTTTCACAACAGGCAGCGAAGCTCCAGTAA
- the sodB gene encoding superoxide dismutase [Fe], with protein sequence MSFELPALPYAMDALEPHISKETLEYHYGKHHQTYVTNLNNLVAGTDNEGKSLEEIVRSSSGGLFNNAAQVWNHTFYWNCLAPNAGGEPTGALADAINAKFGSFAAFKEEFTKTAIGTFGSGWAWLVKTAAGELELRSTSNAGTPLTEDGVTPLLTCDVWEHAYYVDTRNARPKYVENFWALVNWDFVAANFAA encoded by the coding sequence ATGAGCTTTGAACTTCCTGCTCTGCCATATGCGATGGATGCACTGGAGCCCCATATCTCCAAGGAAACCCTGGAATACCACTACGGTAAGCATCATCAGACCTATGTAACCAACCTGAACAATCTGGTTGCAGGCACCGACAACGAAGGCAAGTCACTCGAAGAGATCGTCCGCAGCTCCAGCGGTGGCCTGTTCAATAACGCCGCCCAGGTATGGAACCACACCTTCTACTGGAACTGCCTGGCCCCCAATGCAGGTGGCGAACCCACCGGAGCGCTGGCTGATGCCATCAACGCCAAGTTTGGCTCGTTTGCTGCGTTCAAAGAAGAATTCACCAAAACTGCCATTGGCACATTTGGTTCTGGCTGGGCCTGGCTGGTGAAAACGGCTGCGGGTGAACTGGAACTACGTTCTACCAGCAATGCAGGAACACCTCTGACCGAAGATGGCGTGACTCCACTGCTGACCTGTGACGTTTGGGAACATGCCTACTATGTAGACACTCGCAATGCCCGTCCCAAGTATGTAGAAAACTTCTGGGCACTGGTGAACTGGGATTTCGTTGCTGCCAATTTTGCAGCTTAA
- the trxB gene encoding thioredoxin-disulfide reductase → MSEAKHVRLLILGSGPAGYTAAVYAARANLNPVLITGMQMGGQLTTTTEVDNWPGDVEGLQGPDLMERMRQHAERFNTEVIFDHIHTADLQQRPFRLEGDSGIYTCDSLIICTGASAKYLGLDSEEAFKGKGVSACATCDGFFYRNKKVAVIGGGNTAVEEALYLSNIAAEVTVVHRRDSFRSEKILADKLLAKAKDGNVKIEWNHTLDEVLGDDMGVTGMRIKDADTGATKDLAVDGVFIAIGHTPNTSLFEGQLDMNNGYLKVKSGSEGNATATSIAGVFAAGDVADQIYRQAITSAGAGCMAALDAERYLDHQNNK, encoded by the coding sequence ATGAGCGAAGCCAAACACGTTCGTCTGTTGATTCTGGGTTCAGGCCCAGCCGGTTACACTGCGGCAGTATATGCAGCACGAGCAAACCTGAATCCAGTCTTGATCACTGGCATGCAGATGGGAGGTCAACTGACCACCACTACAGAGGTGGACAACTGGCCAGGCGACGTAGAAGGCTTGCAAGGCCCGGACCTCATGGAGCGTATGCGCCAGCACGCCGAACGTTTCAATACAGAAGTTATCTTTGATCATATCCATACCGCCGATCTGCAGCAGCGCCCTTTCCGTCTTGAAGGCGACAGTGGCATCTACACCTGTGACTCCCTGATCATCTGTACCGGCGCCAGTGCCAAATATCTTGGTTTGGACAGCGAAGAAGCCTTTAAAGGCAAAGGCGTATCGGCTTGCGCTACTTGCGATGGATTTTTCTATCGCAACAAGAAAGTTGCAGTGATTGGTGGCGGTAATACTGCAGTAGAAGAGGCGCTTTACCTTTCCAACATTGCTGCCGAAGTCACCGTGGTACATCGTCGTGATAGCTTCCGCTCAGAAAAAATCCTGGCGGATAAACTGCTGGCCAAAGCGAAAGATGGCAACGTCAAGATTGAATGGAATCACACTCTAGATGAAGTTCTAGGCGACGACATGGGCGTAACCGGTATGCGTATCAAGGATGCCGATACTGGCGCTACGAAAGATCTGGCAGTAGATGGCGTTTTTATTGCCATTGGTCACACGCCGAACACCAGCCTGTTTGAAGGCCAGCTGGACATGAACAATGGCTATCTGAAAGTAAAAAGCGGAAGCGAAGGCAATGCCACTGCGACCAGTATTGCCGGTGTATTCGCCGCAGGTGATGTTGCAGACCAGATCTACCGTCAAGCCATAACTTCTGCTGGAGCAGGTTGCATGGCCGCTCTGGATGCTGAACGCTATCTGGACCACCAGAACAATAAATAA
- a CDS encoding c-type cytochrome, with product MTNPNKMHTLIKPTSILAVLGMCTLLNMQSIAAVNSEEAIANRIKPFATVCLEGQACANTVAAAPASASGARTGEDVYNASCHTCHASGLLNAPKFGTTDWQERAAKGMETLMNHALNGFNAMPAKGTCATCSDDEIKNAVQYMVDSASK from the coding sequence GTGACCAACCCTAACAAGATGCATACTCTCATCAAGCCCACATCCATCCTTGCAGTATTAGGAATGTGTACGTTGCTGAACATGCAGAGTATAGCGGCAGTAAACTCTGAAGAAGCTATCGCTAACCGGATCAAGCCATTTGCCACTGTATGCCTGGAAGGGCAAGCATGTGCCAATACCGTTGCTGCAGCGCCCGCGTCTGCAAGCGGGGCTCGAACAGGTGAAGATGTGTATAACGCATCCTGCCATACATGCCATGCCAGCGGATTGCTCAATGCCCCCAAATTTGGCACCACTGATTGGCAAGAGCGAGCCGCCAAAGGGATGGAAACATTAATGAACCATGCGTTAAACGGCTTCAACGCAATGCCCGCCAAAGGGACCTGTGCTACCTGCTCCGATGATGAGATAAAGAATGCTGTCCAATATATGGTAGATAGCGCGTCGAAATAG